From a single Agrobacterium tumefaciens genomic region:
- a CDS encoding VOC family protein has product MHPPTAVMETAIYVDDLDAAETFYRDVFGLEVVRRLPGQFVFFRCGQQMLLIFDPQQSRRADPDNQIPRHGAVGQGHFCFYAKNKSEVDGWKDRFEALGIPVEHYHRWPNDSYSVYVRDPAGNSVEVGEGKLWGIEQA; this is encoded by the coding sequence ATGCACCCGCCAACAGCCGTCATGGAAACCGCAATCTACGTGGATGATCTCGACGCCGCCGAGACCTTTTACCGCGATGTGTTCGGGCTGGAGGTGGTGCGCAGACTGCCCGGCCAATTCGTTTTCTTCAGATGCGGCCAGCAAATGCTGCTGATCTTCGATCCGCAGCAATCCCGCCGGGCAGACCCCGATAATCAGATCCCGCGCCATGGGGCGGTGGGCCAGGGCCACTTCTGCTTTTATGCAAAGAATAAATCGGAAGTGGATGGCTGGAAGGACCGGTTCGAAGCGCTTGGAATTCCCGTCGAACATTACCATCGCTGGCCGAATGACAGCTATTCCGTCTATGTCCGCGATCCCGCGGGTAATTCAGTGGAGGTCGGCGAAGGCAAGCTGTGGGGGATTGAGCAAGCCTGA
- a CDS encoding histidine phosphatase family protein: MKNIFVVTHTQSVHHVENKVGGWYDTELTPKGRADAEATAAKLTAMIGNAPVEIFSSDLLRASQTAAIIAEHLKHPFESTDDLREISYGSAGGMPQEWLDARQIPAPHHNRMDHRGGIADGETRREVAERVYRSVNTIISRPCPAQVIVTHGFALTFVIAAWIKMPIESVGHVSFPARSGSITHLKEDDYWQNRAVVSLADVSHLTDDDG; encoded by the coding sequence ATGAAGAACATCTTTGTCGTCACGCACACTCAATCCGTGCACCATGTCGAGAACAAAGTCGGAGGCTGGTATGATACCGAGCTGACACCCAAGGGCAGGGCCGATGCGGAGGCGACAGCCGCCAAGCTTACAGCGATGATCGGCAACGCCCCAGTTGAAATCTTCAGCTCCGATCTCCTCCGAGCCTCCCAGACAGCTGCAATCATCGCTGAACACCTCAAGCACCCTTTTGAAAGCACAGATGACCTGCGGGAAATAAGCTACGGTTCAGCCGGCGGTATGCCGCAGGAGTGGCTCGACGCCCGCCAGATCCCCGCCCCTCATCATAACCGTATGGATCATCGCGGCGGAATTGCTGATGGTGAAACGAGACGTGAAGTGGCCGAAAGGGTGTACCGCTCTGTGAACACCATTATATCACGCCCCTGCCCCGCGCAGGTCATCGTTACCCATGGCTTTGCTCTGACTTTCGTCATCGCGGCATGGATCAAGATGCCGATCGAAAGCGTCGGCCATGTCAGTTTTCCGGCACGGTCTGGCAGCATCACGCATTTGAAGGAAGACGACTATTGGCAAAATCGCGCCGTCGTTTCACTGGCGGATGTTTCGCATCTGACAGACGACGACGGTTGA
- the araD1 gene encoding 2-keto-3-deoxy-L-arabinonate dehydratase AraD1, translating to MLISQIKDASGKIIVAVREDGGQAQVVKGAGSVYALAMEAANSGKSLADVISAHGLGDAVDLEAAYAEGRFLPPITHPDPAHLHLTGTGLTHLGSAATRDSMHKKTTEAAEESLTDSMKMFRMGLENGKPKAGEKGVQPEWFYKGNGHVAAAPGAALTSPSFALDGGEEPEMAGIYVISDKGEPVRIGFAVSNEFSDHVTERVNYLYLAHSKLRPASFGPEIRVGAAPSDIRGTSRIRRGDKVIFEKPFVSGEDNMSHTFANLEYHHFKYGLFRAPGDVHVHMFGTATLSFADGIKPEAGDVFEIEAAGFGLPLKNPLAVDAEEEIAVRQI from the coding sequence GTGCTCATTTCACAGATCAAAGATGCCAGTGGCAAAATCATTGTAGCGGTTCGCGAAGACGGCGGACAGGCGCAGGTCGTCAAGGGTGCCGGTTCGGTCTACGCGCTTGCCATGGAAGCCGCCAATAGCGGCAAGAGCCTTGCCGATGTCATTTCCGCCCATGGTCTCGGCGATGCCGTCGACCTCGAAGCGGCCTATGCCGAAGGCCGTTTCCTGCCGCCGATCACCCATCCCGATCCGGCGCATCTGCATCTGACCGGCACGGGGCTTACCCATCTCGGTTCGGCCGCAACCCGCGACAGCATGCACAAGAAGACCACGGAAGCGGCGGAAGAAAGCCTGACGGATTCCATGAAGATGTTCCGCATGGGTCTCGAAAACGGCAAGCCCAAGGCTGGCGAAAAGGGTGTGCAGCCCGAGTGGTTCTACAAGGGCAACGGCCATGTGGCGGCAGCACCGGGTGCAGCGCTCACCTCGCCATCCTTTGCGCTGGATGGCGGCGAAGAGCCGGAAATGGCCGGCATCTACGTCATTTCGGACAAGGGCGAACCCGTGCGCATCGGCTTTGCCGTCTCCAACGAATTTTCCGATCACGTCACCGAGCGGGTCAACTATCTCTATCTCGCCCATTCCAAGCTGCGCCCGGCAAGCTTCGGCCCGGAAATCCGCGTCGGTGCCGCACCTTCGGATATTCGCGGCACCTCGCGTATCCGCCGCGGCGACAAGGTCATCTTCGAAAAGCCGTTCGTCTCGGGTGAAGACAACATGTCCCACACCTTCGCGAACCTCGAATACCACCACTTCAAATACGGCCTGTTCCGTGCGCCCGGCGATGTGCATGTGCACATGTTCGGCACGGCAACCCTTTCCTTCGCAGATGGCATCAAGCCGGAGGCCGGCGACGTCTTCGAGATCGAGGCAGCCGGTTTCGGCCTGCCGCTGAAGAACCCGCTGGCCGTGGACGCGGAAGAAGAGATCGCCGTTCGGCAGATCTGA
- the gguB gene encoding sugar ABC transporter permease GguB, producing the protein MSSANTTSEESNVISISSYIRSNIREYGMLIALVAIMVFFQFYTGGILFRPVNLTNLILQNSFIVIMALGMLLVIVAGHIDLSVGSIVAFVGAIAAILTVQWGMNPFLAALICLVIGGIIGAAQGYWIAYHRIPSFIVTLAGMLVFRGLTLFVLGGKNIGPFPTDFQIISTGFLPDIGGIEGLNTTSMILTLLITVALFYLAWRRRVVNVKHGIDVEPFGFFIVQNLLISGAILFLGYQLSTYRGLPNVLIVMLVLIALYSFVTRRTTIGRRVYAMGGNEKATKLSGINTERLSFLTFVNMGVLAGLAGMIIATRLNSATPKAGVGFELDVIAACFIGGASASGGVGKITGAVIGAFIMGVMNNGMSIVGLGIDFQQMVKGLVLLAAVFFDVYNKNKG; encoded by the coding sequence ATGAGTTCGGCAAACACAACAAGCGAAGAAAGTAACGTCATCTCGATCTCATCCTATATTCGCTCGAATATCCGCGAATATGGCATGCTGATCGCGCTCGTCGCCATCATGGTTTTCTTCCAGTTCTACACCGGCGGCATTCTGTTCCGCCCTGTGAACCTGACCAACCTTATCCTGCAGAACTCGTTCATCGTCATCATGGCGCTGGGCATGCTGCTCGTCATCGTCGCCGGGCACATCGACCTTTCGGTCGGCTCCATCGTTGCCTTCGTCGGCGCGATCGCGGCCATATTGACCGTGCAATGGGGCATGAACCCGTTCCTGGCGGCGCTGATTTGTCTCGTCATCGGCGGTATCATCGGTGCTGCCCAGGGTTACTGGATCGCCTATCACCGTATTCCGTCCTTCATCGTCACCTTGGCGGGGATGCTGGTGTTTCGTGGCCTGACGCTGTTCGTGCTCGGCGGCAAGAACATCGGTCCTTTCCCGACCGATTTCCAGATCATCAGCACCGGCTTCCTGCCTGATATCGGTGGTATCGAAGGTCTCAACACCACTTCGATGATCCTGACCCTGCTGATCACGGTGGCGTTGTTTTATCTGGCATGGCGTCGCCGCGTGGTGAACGTGAAGCATGGCATCGACGTGGAGCCGTTCGGTTTCTTCATCGTGCAGAATCTGCTGATCTCAGGTGCTATCCTGTTCCTGGGTTACCAGCTTTCCACCTATCGCGGCCTGCCGAACGTGCTGATCGTGATGCTGGTGCTGATTGCGCTTTACAGCTTCGTGACGCGCCGCACCACCATCGGTCGCCGTGTCTACGCCATGGGCGGCAATGAGAAGGCGACCAAGCTTTCCGGTATCAACACCGAACGCTTGAGCTTCCTCACCTTCGTCAACATGGGCGTGCTGGCCGGTCTTGCCGGCATGATCATCGCGACCCGCCTCAATTCGGCAACGCCGAAGGCCGGTGTGGGCTTCGAACTTGATGTGATCGCAGCCTGCTTCATCGGCGGCGCTTCCGCATCGGGCGGCGTTGGCAAGATCACCGGCGCGGTCATTGGTGCTTTCATCATGGGCGTCATGAACAACGGCATGTCGATCGTCGGTCTCGGCATCGATTTCCAGCAGATGGTCAAGGGCCTCGTGCTGCTCGCCGCCGTGTTCTTCGACGTCTACAACAAGAACAAGGGCTGA